The following are encoded in a window of Rosa chinensis cultivar Old Blush chromosome 4, RchiOBHm-V2, whole genome shotgun sequence genomic DNA:
- the LOC112200575 gene encoding heat stress transcription factor A-6b — protein sequence MNPQGQVKEAPLPVPLERLNDQGPPPFLNKTYEIVEDSTTNHIVSWSKANNSFVVWDPQAFAISLLPKYFKHGNFSSFVRQLNTYGFRKVDTDKWEFAHEVFLRGQKHLLKNIRRRRTSHHNVHYGSKQDLDSCIEVGSFGSLDGEIDQLRRDKEVLMGELVKLRQQQQTARLHLHGMEDRLKRTEMKQQQMMNFLARAMQNPNFLQQLVQKKERKKQLEEAITKKRRRTIEGPSSIEVGALGQGGGEAVVKVEPEYYGDISELDVSGLDNFAMDMPVTDENEKVHDGEECMEKEEEYERRGKDLSEVFWKEFLNEGVDEEIEVLGVQEEDEEDVSVLIEQLGCLVSKPK from the exons ATGAACCCCCAAGGTCAAGTAAAGGAGGCACCTTTACCTGTGCCACTGGAGAGACTTAATGACCAAGGCCCTCCACCATTTCTCAACAAAACCTATGAAATTGTGGAAGACTCAACAACCAACCACATAGTGTCTTGGAGCAAAGCAAACAACAGCTTTGTTGTATGGGATCCCCAGGCCTTTGCCATCAGTCTTCTCCCCAAGTACTTCAAGCACGGCAATTTCTCTAGCTTTGTCAGGCAGCTCAACACCTAT GGATTTAGAAAGGTTGACACAGATAAATGGGAGTTTGCTCATGAAGTGTTTCTCAGAGGGCAAAAGCATCTTTTAAAGAAtatcaggaggaggaggacatcTCATCATAATGTTCATTATGGTTCGAAGCAAGATCTGGACTCTTGCATTGAGGTTGGAAGTTTCGGATCATTAGATGGAgagattgatcagttgaggcgcGATAAGGAGGTTTTGATGGGGGAACTGGTGAAGCTTAGACAACAGCAGCAGACTGCTAGACTTCACCTCCATGGAATGGAAGATAGGCTCAAGAGGACAGAGATGAAACAACAACAGATGATGAATTTCTTGGCAAGAGCAATGCAGAATCCCAACTTTTTACAACAATTGGtacaaaagaaggaaagaaagaaacaacttGAGGAAGCAATTACGAAGAAGAGAAGGCGGACTATTGAAGGGCCTAGTAGTATTGAGGTGGGTGCATTAGGCCAAGGTGGAGGCGAAGCTGTTGTTAAAGTTGAACCCGAATATTATGGTGACATATCTGAGCTGGATGTTTCAGGGTTAGACAACTTTGCTATGGACATGCCAGTGACAGATGAAAACGAAAAGGTCCATGATGGGGAAGAGTGTATGGAGAAAGAAGAGGAATATGAAAGGAGAGGCAAAGATCTGTCTGAGGTATTTTGGAAAGAGTTTTTGAATGAAGGCgttgatgaagaaattgaagtaCTCGGTgttcaagaagaagatgaggaagatGTCAGTGTGTTGATTGAGCAGCTTGGTTGCTTGGTGTCCAAGCCCAAGTAA
- the LOC112196460 gene encoding uncharacterized protein At4g06744 produces the protein MGTNNSFFASVLLSLLVLHLCLQHDLVEGAEREALEIIIGGGGSYSPPPAPSPEYEECPPPPPPPCPPPPPSPPPPSLPPPPSPPPPKLRPSPPPPSPSPPPPSPPPRPRPRPRPRPRPPPPSPRRAHSPVPVPNDRLGIALRVIKKFKDLIGYDPKNITGTWVGTNPCKFTGFKCAMVPVYNQMAVTEVDFNGKGLVGKPFGGKDIKLPLGGFVDQLPDLVFFHANSNNFTGSVPKEISKLKYFYELDLSNNKLTGNIPYEVLSATKLTFLDLGFNFFTEQIPDAIGSSPAHYLTFANNQFSGPIPNSIGKASKTLYEVLFLNNKLSGCLPWEIGKLSQATLFDVSSNYLTGPIPHSFACLAKMEILVLDNNQFYGTVPELVCKLPTLTNLSIANNYFTQAGPECRKLIKKGFLNVKNNCILDLKDQRSKSDCAWFFSKPRNCPNERSMIYIPCQNHYSTSAPLSYGTLKPHNP, from the exons ATGGGTACCAACAATTCTTTCTTTGCTTCAGTTTTGCTTTCACTACTCGTGCTACATTTGTGTTTGCAACATGATCTAGTTGAAGGTGCTGAAAGAGAAGCCCTGGAAATAATCATTGGTGGTGGCGGCAGCTACAGCCCTCCTCCTGCTCCCTCCCCCGAATACGAAGAATGCCCTCCCCCTCCGCCTCCTCCTTGCCCACCgccacctccatcaccaccaccgccATCACTTCCACCACCTCCATCACCGCCGCCACCAAAACTCCGTCcgtctccaccaccaccatctccaTCACCGCCACCGCCGTCTCCACCACCACGACCACGACCACGACCACGACCACGACCACGACCACCTCCACCATCACCACGACGAGCACACTCTCCGGTACCAGTACCAAACGACCGACTTGGAATTGCCCTCAGAGTAATTAAAAAGTTCAAAGACCTAATCGGGTATGACCCAAAAAACATCACAGGCACATGGGTCGGCACAAATCCTTGCAAGTTCACGGGATTTAAATGTGCAATGGTCCCTGTCTATAACCAAATGGCAGTCACCGAAGttgacttcaatggcaaaggaCTAGTTGGCAAACCGTTCGGTGGCAAAGATATAAAGCTACCCCTTGGCGGTTTCGTAGACCAGTTACCAGACTTGGTGTTTTTCCATGCCAACTCCAACAATTTCACAGGCTCAGTCCCGAAAGAAATATCCAAACTTAAATACTTCTACGAGCTCGACCTCAGCAACAACAAGCTAACTGGGAACATCCCATATGAAGTTCTAAGTGCCACAAAGTTGACATTCTTAGATCTCGGGTTCAACTTTTTCACTGAGCAGATTCCTGATGCTATTGGCTCCTCACCAGCACATTATCTCACTTTTGCCAACAACCAGTTCTCGGGTCCAATCCCAAATAGCATTGGCAAAGCATCAAAAACGCTTTATGAGGTCCTCTTCCTCAACAACAAACTCTCAG GGTGTTTGCCATGGGAAATCGGCAAACTTAGCCAGGCAACCTTGTTCGATGTGAGCTCCAACTACTTAACAGGCCCAATTCCTCATTCCTTTGCTTGCTTGGCCAAGATGGAGATTCTGGTCTTGGACAATAACCAGTTCTATGGAACAGTGCCTGAGTTGGTATGCAAGCTGCCCACCTTGACGAACTTGTCGATAGCAAACAACTATTTCACCCAAGCCGGACCCGAGTGCAGAAAACTGATCAAGAAAGggtttctcaacgtcaagaacAATTGTATCTTGGACCTTAAAGATCAAAGATCAAAGAGTGATTGTGCTTGGTTCTTCTCTAAGCCCAGAAACTGTCCCAACGAGCGGTCCATGATTTACATTCCTTGTCAAAATCACTATTCAACTTCTGCCCCATTAAGTTACGGTACTCTTAAACCGCATAATCCGTGA